In Enoplosus armatus isolate fEnoArm2 chromosome 2, fEnoArm2.hap1, whole genome shotgun sequence, one DNA window encodes the following:
- the txndc11 gene encoding thioredoxin domain-containing protein 11 yields MLRRVRQSLRQVLFLMARRPGLLCGAIVLGVLLILAVKFTCSRAKNVVAAARPPVRFFSAEAPVVDLYLGQLDQVERLRSVAEVSLIFFYAPWCAHSMAARQEVQQVAKKLAKQVQFVAVNCWWSQGKCRKQNRFYQYPIIHLFYRRFGPIEYKGPFVAQYVESFILRVITPLTYLPSRAKLKEFLSCHEPRVVGFFQFNASPQPPGYITYLSSALHALKRDFRGVVRFGVVTNKQVAEAISLKEDETVYLYRRLNSSLIFPRRERNFTSQAICRWVFEHHETVLHWLQPPGTKSRLLEHELTKGPALLLFLPHNPLGSKPNPILQQVADIAVRYHSCDDSNHPSLDKSFTSHSPCCQSVLLLESSTSVCEVCLSLSRSSLTSSSVLCSFPSTTQGGDVLQSYLRHCCLHQLPATSAGCSNVLNSYSPFSQYSACCRKVEPQLNESQAKEEPAPPSFSIPPLSVPPLGGDGITGLRCQTNRTLRFYVLDVALNWPLAVRLGATGNRSASHHQEAGAQGDGSGDGSFAAIVNLKDEVHYVLHRSPATTLTESLEAFIRNFSTPYSLLQRHLVGEEDRKGEGGETRHPDKHQNSPPRPLITELTTSSFLPSVMDLQKDVLLFYYTQWCGFCSVLNHIIIQLARLLQGNSTITVARVNVARNDLPWEFMVDHVPSILLFPKYRKQLSVKFPDDLPITLPNLLHFILQHSGSVQHADKPVTASSTAEGPGPSALLRAEFMALQREVQALHHARERLSQQLAQLWRDNRRLKFDTLILEAQNVELQRERQSLEEQHREKSRQLGEAVRRLQELADASENLLNENTLLRVLLRALKDRTEAKEQAEVERKEAEQKRSHMAS; encoded by the exons ATGCTGCGCCGGGTGCGGCAGTCTCTCCGGCAGGTGCTGTTTCTGATGGCCCGGAGACCGGGTCTACTGTGCGGGGCTATCGTGCTCGGCGTCCTGCTCATACTCGCCGTCAAGTTCACATGCAG ccGTGCTAAGAATGTGGTGGCAGCAGCTCGGCCTCCGGTGCGGTTCTTCTCTGCCGAGGCCCCAGTAGTGGACCTCTACTTGGGTCAGCTAGACCAG GTGGAGCGTCTCAGGAGTGTGGCGGAGGtctctctcatcttcttctATGCCCCGTGGTGTGCTCACTCGATGGCTGCCCGGCAGGAGGTGCAGCAGGTTGCTAAGAAGCTGGCTAAACAG gtgcagttTGTGGCTGTTAACTGCTGGTGGAGTCAGGGGAAATGCAGGAAGCAAAACCGCTTCTATCAGTACCCGATCATCCATCTGTTTTACAGAAG GTTTGGGCCTATAGAGTATAAGGGTCCATTTGTGGCTCAATATGTGGAAAGTTTCATCCTCAGAGTCATCACACCGCTCACGTACCTCCCATCAAGAGCCAAACTTAAGGAGTTCCTCTCCTGTCACGAG CCTCGAGTGGTGGGTTTCTTCCAGTTTAATGCCTCTCCTCAGCCGCCAGGATACATCACATATCTGTCCTCTGCCCTGCACGCCCTAAAAAGGG ATTTCCGTGGTGTTGTACGTTTCGGGGTTGTGACCAACAAACAGGTGGCAGAGGCCATCTCACTAAAAGAAGATGAAACAGTTTACCTTTACAGAAGATTAAACTCCTCTTTG ATTTTCCCTCGAAGGGAACGCAACTTCACGTCACAGGCCATCTGCAGGTGGGTGTTTGAACACCACGAGACCGTCCTCCATTGGCTGCAGCCTCCGGGAACAAAGTCCCGCCTCCTGGAGCATGAGCTGACTAAAGGtcctgcactgctgctgttccTGCCGCACAATCCACTCGGGTCTAAACCCAATCCCATACTACAGCAG GTTGCAGACATTGCTGTGCGCTATCATTCCTGTGACGACAGTAACCACCCCAGCCTGGACAAAAGTTTCACCTCCCACTCACCGTGCTGCCAGTCAGTTCTTCTCCTAGAGTCCAGTACGAGTGTTTGTGAGGTGTGCCTCAGCTTGTCACGATCGAGCCTGACCAGCTCGTCTGTACTCTGCTCGTTCCCCTCCACGACTCAGGGAGGAGACGTGTTGCAGTCTTATCTCAGACACTGTTGCCTACACCAACTACCTGCAACCTCAGCAGGCTGTAGCAACGTTCTGAACAGCTACAGCCCATTTAGTCAATACAGTGCCTGCTGCAGAAAAGTAGAACCTCAACTCAATGAATCACAAGCCAAAGAGGAGCCAGCACCTCCTTCTTTTTCCATCCCTCCATTGTCTGTCCCTCCGCTGGGAGGAGACGGCATCACAGGGCTCCGGTGTCAAACCAACAGGACACTCAGGTTTTATGTGCTGGATGTGGCTCTGAACTGGCCTCTGGCGGTGAGGCTCGGAGCAACAGGCAACAGAAGTGCTTCTCATCACCAGGAGGCTGGTGCACAAGGTGATGGGAGCGGTGACGGGTCTTTTGCAGCTATTGTGAACCTGAAGGATGAGGTTCATTATGTTCTCCACCGCAGCCCAGCAACCACACTGACAGAGTCTCTAG AGGCCTTCATCAGGAACTTCAGTACTCCATACAGCCTCTTACAGAGACACTTGGTGggagaagaagacaggaaaggAGAAGGGGGGGAAACCAGGCATCCAGACAAACACCAGAACTCGCCCCCACGCCCCCTCATCACAGAACTGACCACTTCCTCCTTCCTGCCCTCCGTCATGGACCTCCAAAAG GATGTGCTGCTGTTCTATTACACTCAGTGGTGTGGATTTTGCTCTGTTCTCAACCACATCATCATCCAGCTGGCCAGGTTGTTACAGGGAAACAGCACCATCACTGTGGCCAG GGTGAATGTTGCACGTAATGACCTTCCATGGGAGTTCATGGTGGATCACGTTCCCTCTATTCTTCTCTTTCCCAAATACAG AAAACAACTTAGTGTGAAGTTTCCTGACGACCTGCCCATCACGTTACCCAACCTCCTTCACTTCATCCTGCAGCACTCTGGCTCCGTGCAACATGCAGACAAACCAGTGACAGCTTCTAGCACGGCAGAGGGTCCAGGACCCAGTGCCCTCCTCCGTGCAGAGTTTATGGCACTCCAGCGTGAGGTTCAAGCGCTGCATCACGCCCGTGAACGTCTCTCCCAACAGCTGGCGCAGCTGTGGCGTGACAACCGACGACTAAAATTTGACACTCTCATCTTAGAGGCCCAGAACGTGGAGCTGCAGCGAGAAAGGCAAAGCTTAGAGGAACAGCACCGGGAGAAAAGCCGGCAGCTCGGGGAGGCGGTGAGGCGGCTGCAGGAGCTGGCAGACGCTTCTGAAAACCTGCTGAATGAGAACACACTGCTCAGGGTCCTGCTGAGGGCGCTGAAGGACAGGACGGAGGCTAAAGAGCAagcagaggtggagagaaaagaggcagaacagaaaagaagcCATATGGCCTCCTGA